The following nucleotide sequence is from Solidesulfovibrio carbinolicus.
CAGGGTCAGGATCACCTTGGACATGACCGTGCCGAGCACGTGGGACAGGCCGAACCAGACCTTGGCCAGGGGTTTGAAAAAGGAAGGCCAGATCATGTCCAGCAGCAGGATGGCCGTGGCCATGGTCACATAGCGGATTTCCCGGGTGACGAAAAAGACGATGAGCGCGACCAGGGTCAGGGCCATGCCGGTGTCCCGGGCCTGGTCGCGGCTGGCGGACAGCCAAAAAGAGGATTTCTGGCGCTTGTGTTCCAGTGAGGACATGCGGGGGTGCTCCGGATCAGGCATTGGGCGGCGCTGCCGCCATGGCGGAAGTCTGGCTTCCCCTAGCCCAGGGCGCGGCCGGGCGTCAAGGCGCGGCTGCGGTTCTGGACAAGCGTCCTGGCGCGCTGCCGGAGGCGGCCTGGAGCATGGGCCGAGCCTACGGCGTCGCCAAGGCCGGCCGGCGCAAGTTTTCCGGCCGTTTTTGCGGCGGAGAGATCAGTCGCCAAAGTCCCGGCGCTGGCGTTTGCGTTCGCCCTGGCGTTTCTTGTCGTCCAGGCGGCGCAGTTTCGAGGCCAGGGTAGCCCGGGTCTTGCGGCGCGGCGGCCGGGGGGTCAGCGCCTCGCGCAGCAGCGCGGCGAAGCGTTCCAGGGCGATTTCCTTGTTGGCGAACTGGCTGCGGCTGGTCTGGGAGACCACGCGCAACACGCCGTCCTTGGCGATGCGGCCGGTAAGCGCCTCGCGGATACGCGCCTTGTCGGCGTCGGTGAGGCTTGGCGAAGCGTCGAGGTCAAAGAGCAGCGTCACCTTGGAGCTGGTGGTGTTGACGTGCTGGCCGCCGGGACCGCCGCTGCGGGCGGCGATAAAATCAATCTCCGCCAGGGGGATGCTCACCCTGGAACTAATAAACAAACTGTCCATACGATCATCCGCCTCCCTATGTGGGGGGGCTGGGGGCCTCAGGCCCCCAGCCGCCGGAGGCATCCCCCTCTCCTAAACTCTCGTCGTTATAATCAAACGCGGCGCGGCGGCCTGGAGGCGGGCGACGAGGTCGGGGGGGAACACGGCCGGTCCGGCGGCGGCCAGATCGGCGTCGGCGCAGCCGTCGGGGCGGAAGGCCTGGATGACCCAGCGGCCGGCGTCGGCGGCGGCCAGCTCTCCGGCCAGGGCGGTCAACTCGTCTTCGGCCAATAGCCCGGGATGCCAGGTGGTGCGGGTCTCGAAGGGCACGCGGCTTTTGAGGATAAGGGCCAGGCTTGCAAAGGCGGCCTCGCCGCCGCCGGCTACTCCGGCGATGCGGTCGTAGGCGGCGCGGGGGGCTTTGATGTCCAGGCCCACCCAGTCGCACAGGGGCAGCACGGCGGAAAGCGCCTTGGGGAACATGCCGGTGGTGTGCAGGCCGGTGTGGAAGCCCATGGCGCGCACGGCGGCCAGCATTTCGGGCAGCCCGTCCTGGAGCGTGGGTTCGCCGCCGGAGAAGACGACGGCGTCGAGCAGGCCCTTGCGGCCTTCGAGCCAGGCCAGCACCGAGGCGCTGTCGTGCTCCACGGCGTCGGTGATTTCGCGCAGCGGTTCGTTGTGGCAGTAGGGGCAGCCCCAGGGGCAGCCCTGGCAGTAGATGACCGCGGCCAGGGCGTCGGGAAAGTCGAGGGTGGAGAGCGGCGTGACACCGCCGATGATAAGACCGTTCATGTCGCGTCCCTTAGCCCTCTCGGCGGCGGCGCGCAAGGCCGCCCAACGCCAACGGCGCGGCCGTGGCCCATCGCCACGACCGCGCCGTCCTGTGATCCCCCGTATCGGGAGGGTCCGGGAGGGGGTGACCCCCTCCCGGCCGCCGGAGGCATATTCTCTTTAGTTATCCATCGGTTCCTTAAAACACACCCGCTCGTCGTACTCGCCCTGCTTGCCGACGTTGAACGCCGACTTGGGCCGGTAGTAGCCCATGACGCGGGTCCAGATTTCGCAGGCCTGGGTGCGGCCTTCGGCGGCGCAGGTCGGGCAGGTCTCGTGTTCGCCGGTCAGGTAGCCGTGGACGTCGCAGATGGAAAACGTCGGCGTCACGGTGACGTAGGGCAGGGCGAAGCCGGACAGCGACCGCTTGACGAGCTTTTTGCAGGCCTCGGCGCTGGTGACGCGTTCGCCGAGGTAGAGGTGGAGCACCGTGCCGCCGGTGTATTTGCGCTGGAGCTCTTCCTGGCGCGAAAGGGCTTCGAAGGGATCGTCGGTGAAGCCCACGGGCAGCTGGGAGGAGTTGGTGTAGTAGGGCTTTTGCGCCGGGCCGGCCTGGAGGATGCGCGGGTAGCGCTTCTTGTCCTCGCGAGCGAAGCGGTAGGTGGTGCCTTCGGCCGGGGTGGCTTCGAGGTTGTAGAGGTGGCCGGTCTGCTCCTGGAACTCGGTCATGCGGGCGCGCACGTGGTCGAGCAGGCGCACGGCCATGGCGTGGCCGGCCTCGGTGGCGATATTCTCGGCATCGTTCGTGAAATTGCGGATCATTTCATTGATGCCGTTGACGCCAATGGTGGAGAAGTGGTTGCGCAGCGAGCCCAGGTAACGCTTGGTGTAGGGGAACAGCCCGGCGTCCATGCGGCGGGTGATCTCCTTGCGCTTGATCTCAAGGGTGGTGCGGGCAATTTCCAGCAGCGCGTCGAGGCGGGCGAGAAGGCCGGCTTCGTCGCCGCGATGGGTGTGGCCCAGGCGGGCGCAGTTGATGGTGACCACGCCGACGGACCCGGTCTGCTCGGCGCTGCCGAAAAGGCCGTTGCCGCGCTTGAGCAGCTCGCGCAGGTCGAGCTGGAGCCGGCAGCACATGGAGCGCACCATGCCCGGGGTGAGGTCGGAATTGAGGAAGTTTTGGAAGTAGGGCAGCCCGTACTTGGCCGTCATCTCGAACAGGATGTCCACATTGGGCGATTCCCAGGGGAAATCCTTGGTGATGTTGTAGGTCGGGATGGGGAAGGTGAACACGCGGCCCTTGGCGTCGCCGGCGGTCATGACCTCGATGTAGGCCCGGTTGATCATGTCCATTTCGGTTTGGAGCTCGCCGTAGGTAAAGGCCATCTCCTCGCCGCCGATGACCGGATGGTCGCCGGCCAGATCCTCGGGGCAGGTCCAGTCGAAGGTGAGGTTGGTAAACGGCGTCTGGGTGCCCCAGCGCGACGGGACATTGAGGTTATAGATCAACTCCTGGATGCACTGGCGCACTTCTTCGTAGCCCAGGTTGTCCTTGCGGATAAACGGGGCCATGTAGGTGTCGAACGAGGAAAAGGCCTGGGCGCCGGCCCATTCGTTTTGCAGCGTGCCGAGGAAATTGACGATCTGGCCCACGGCGCTGGAGAGGTGCTTGGGCGGCTTGGCTTCCACCTTGCCGGGCACGCCGTTAAGGCCTTCGCTTAAAAGCATCCGCAGGGACCAGCCGGCGCAGTAGCCGGACAGCATGTCGAGATCGTGGATATGGAGATCGCCGTCGCGGTGGGCCGCTCCGGCTTCGGGCGGGTAGACGTGGGAGAGCCAGTAGTTGGCCACGACCTTGCCCGAGACGTTCAGGATAAGCCCGCCCAGGGAATAGCCCTGGTTGGCGTTGGCGGCCACGCGCCAGTCCTGGCGGTCGAGATATTCGTTGATGGAAGCGGCCACGTCCACCACGGTCTTCTTGTCTTCGCGAAGGCGGGCGCGCTGTTCGCGGTAGACGGAGTAGGCGCGAAGGGTGCGGAAATGGTTGGCCGAGACGAAAGCCTGCTCGACGATGTCCTGGATGCGTTCGATGTCCGGGATCTGGCCGATGAAGCGGTGGGAGAGGACCTTGACCACCTGGGCGGTCAGCAGCCAGGCCTCGTCCTCGCCGAATTCGCCGGTGGCGGCGCCGGCGCGACGGATGGCGGACAGGATCTTGTCGGCGTCAAAGGTGACGATCTGGCCGTCGCGCTTGCGGATGCGCGAGGGGATGGCGGCCACCACGGGCTGGTCGACGGCGGCGTCGACGGCGTCGTGGCGGTCGGAGGTGGGGGTAAGGGCCAAATTGCCGTGTTCCATCGGCTCGGACATGCGTTTCTCCCTGGGCGGACTGTCGTCGGGCAGGGGAGGGGCGACGGCGGCCGAAAAACGCATGGCGCGAAACGGCAGGCCGGGCAGCCCTCCCGCGAGGCTCCCTGGTTCATGCGCCGGACGGATGCGTCCGGCGGGCGTCGGCAGGTGTTCGGACTTGCGAACGCGTCGGCCCGGTGTGGGCCGGTTTCCTAGTTCCCGCGGCTTCCCGGGCTCTTGCCCAGTGCTTGGTTGCGGGGTTCGTTTTCGCTTACCGCTGCGGGGCAGTTCCGGACTTGCACCGGATTCCCTCTTACGGCTGCCCGCCGCCGCCTGGGGCGGGGCGGACCAACGCCAACGTCGCAGCATATATGCGAGGATGCGGCCAAAGAGTCAATCGAGGCAAAAAACGGCGCGATGTTGGCGGGTTGGGGTGATTATGCACCGGATGCGGCGGTTTGGGCGGGCGGCGCGAGGTCGCTATGGCGTTTATTTTATTGTCTTTTATGAATGGGCGGGCGGACGTGGGGAGGCGGAAAAAATTACAGCCGCAGTTGTTCCGCCTCGGGACAACGGCAAAGCCCGGGACCATGCCGTGGTCCCGGGCTTTGTCGCGTGTCAGCCTAGCCTCTCGGCCAGCCGCCTAATGCAAACAGGTATGCCCGTGGGCCGTGCACAGTTCGTCGCGGTCCTTGAGCATGCCGGCGAGAAACGCCGCCGCCGCTTCGTGGACCGGGCCGGACGCGCCGCGCACCACGGTCATGCCGGACTGGCGCAGCTTGTTGACCGCGCCCTGGCCCATGTTGCCGGCAATGAGCACCGTGACGCCCATGGCGAGCAGGTCGTTGACCAGATTGGACTTGCAGCCGCACTCGGCCGGCGGGGAAAAGGTCTCCTCGGCGACGACGCTCTTGTCCGGGCCGATGGTCAGCACCGTGAAATAGCCGCAGTGGCCGAAATGCTCGTCCACCTGCCCGTCGCGGGAGGGAATGGCGATCTTGGTCATGTTCGTGACTCCTTGAGACTGCCGGCGCGTGGCCGGACAATTTACCCCCGCCTCGTACCGGAATTGGGACGGCCTGGGAAGCCCCGGCCGGGCCGGGCGATGAGCCGGCCTGGACCGGCATGGGCTTGATGGACCGTCTTCGGGTCAGGCCGGGGCGATAACGCGTGACCTCGCGCCGAGGGCGTCAGCGACCAAACGGCCGGCGGCCATGCCGAAAAATAGCCGCCGCGCCTCAGCCATCGCTGCCGAGGCATACGGCGGCGAAACCGCCCAGAGCCTCCAGCTCTCGGGCCGTGGACGCGGCGTCGCGGTGGACCACGCCGCGAACCCCCAGGGTCGCGGCCACTTCCACGAAAAGCGCCCGGTCGTCGATGTAGACCGCGTCAGCCGGGTCGCATTGGGCCACGTCCAGGGCCAGGCGGAAAATGCCGGCGTCGGGCTTGCGCATGCCCACGAAGCACGAGGACACGAAGGCGTCGACAAAACAGCCCAGGCCGAAGGCCCGGATGCGGTACTCGTTGAGTTCGCGGCCCTCGTTGTTGACGACCACGATGCGGATGCCGTGCCGGGCCTTGAGTCCGCGCACATAGGCCAGCATGTCGGACAGGGGCGCGCTGCGCGACAGCATGAAATCCCGGAAGGTCGCCTTGTCAAAGGAACGCGGCGCGTAAAACACCGTGCGGTCGAGATACTCGTCCAGGGAGAGCTTGCCCTCTTCGTAGGCGTCGAAGGTGAGATGGTGGCGTTCGTCGGTTTCGGCGGCGTCCAGGCCGAAGCGCTTGGCTGCCTCGGCCCGGGCCTGCCGGTCCCAGCCGTTGGTGAGCATGACGCCGCCGACGTCGCACAAAAGCGTGGTGATGGGTCGCTTCACGGACATTCCCCCTGGCTTGCGGATGGGGCCGCCGGTTGCGGACCCTCATCCTTTATAGACGCGGCCGGGGAGGCGGCGTCAAGCCACAGGCGGATTGCGGCGGCGAAACAGGCCATGGTCGCGCACGGGGACGGTGCGCCAGTTGCGGGTGATGGCCAGCACACGAAGAAGAAAGGTAAAGGCGATGGTGACAAAGGCCGAGGTCAGCGGCGGCAGGCCGAAGGTCTGGCGCAGGAAGGGGTAGGTCAGACAGCCCAGCAGGGCGGCCAGGCCGTAGAACTGGCCCGGGCGAAACACCATGGGCTCCTCGCGCATGAGCACGTCGCGCAGGATGCCGCCGCCGCAGGCGTTGACCGTGCCGACCAGCACGGCCGGGGCGAAATCCAGGCCAAAGGCCAGGGATTTCTCCATGCCGACCACGGCGTAGGCTCCCAGGGCGGCGGCATCCACCAGGGCCACGAAACGCTCGGACAACACGGCCCGGCGGCCGAAGATGAGGCAGGCCAGGGCAGCGCCGGCCACGGCGTAGAGATAGTCCTGGTTGCGCACCACGGCCGGCACGCCGGCCTGGAGGAAGATGCCGTCGCGTATAAGCGCCCCGCCCACGCCTGTGGCAAAGGACAGGCCGAGCAGGCCGACGAGGTCGAACTCGCGGCGGATGGCCTCGATGGCCCCGGTGGCGGCCATGAGGAACACGGCGAACAGGTCGAGGTAGATGGGCAGGGCAAACGTCTGGTCCATGGCGGCGGACCTCCTGGCGGCGGTTCCCGCCCCGGAGGGCTGCTCCGGGGCGGGCGGGTTCCATAGGGCCGGGCCGGCCCGGCGTCAAGAGGCGCTGTGGCGCGCGGGGCGGACAAGGGCCAGCAGGTGGCGGCCGGTGCGTGGCAGCATGAGGGCGAAGACCCCGATATACAGGAAGGTGAAGAGGAAGTGTACCTCGTTGCCGTCGAGGTGGCCCGGGAAGAGGTTCCAGAAAGCCTCCGGCACGGCCGGGGCCAGGAACTGGCCGAGGAACAGGCCAAACAGCAGCAGCGCGCCCCGGATGTCCAGGCGCAGGCCGGCGAGCAGGCCCACGGCCAGAAGCGACTGGGCGGCGGTCAGCATGATCTCGTGCATCTGCACGCCGTCCAGGGGAATGGGCACGGCAAAGCTGCCCGAAGACACGCCGTAGACGCCGGGGATCATGCCGACCAAGAGCGTCCATTGGTTGAGCTTGGAGGAAATAAGGCTCCCCAGGGCCAGCCCGCCCATGCCGCGCAGGGCGAACATGACCGAGACGATGACTTCCGGGGCTTCCGAGGCGATGGGGGCCAGCCACTGGACGAGCAAAAATTCGTTGACCCCGAAGATGCGGCCGGTGGCGACGAGGCCCTCGCTGAAGGCCTCGGCATTGGCCACGATGACGCCGGCGGCGAAAAGAAACAGGCCGAGCGTCGAAAGGCGGCGAAGGCCCTTGGGCAGCGCGCCGATGACGCAGGCCACGCCTTCAAGCTCGGGTTCCTCGCATTCGCGCCGGGCGGCGATGGCGATGTAGACGACGTAGAGGCCAATAAGCACCGCGCCGTCCACCCAGGTCAGCGACCCGGACAGGGGTATGGAGATGGCGTAGGCCGTGGCCAGACCGAGGAACAGGACTTCGGTGCGACGCTCACCCTCCAGGATGATGGGTTTTTTGGTGCGCCACCAGACCAGGAAGGCGACCAGGGTCCAGGCCACGCCGATCAGGAGCCGGTTGGCCCCGGTCATGTTGGCGATGGCGAAGTGGGCATAGTCGGATTCCGGGTGTTTGCCGGCCATCCAGGTGAAGTACATGTCCACGGCGTATTCGGGCAAAACGGCGATGAGCGCGACCACGGCCAGGGCCAGGGCTTGGGGAATGTCGTTTTGGGCCACGTCGCAGGCCCATAGGAGCAGAAACGACGCGCCCAAGATGGCCGCGCCGGCGATGGCGGCGGTGGCCGGCGGCGAGGGGTGGACGGAAAAGAGGAAGCAGAACAGCCCTGGCAGGGTGGCGGCCACGGCAATGTAGAGAGGAAGCAGTTTTTTCATGGAATCTCCTCGGTGTTGACGCGGCCAAAAAAAAGACCTTGGCACGCGTAGGCATGCCAAAGGTCTCGCCGATCGGTTCCGAGGGACCGACGGCAGGGCCAGGCGGCTGACGTGCCGCAGTGATGTTGACCCTGCCCGAAACAGCTACTCCCCTTTGGGAGGGTCACCATAGGGGCTGGGGCGGGGGGCGTCAAGAGCTTGCTAGCCCGCCTCTCCGGTCAGCTGCAGCTGTATTTTCTCGGAGAAGATATACAGCGCGTCGATGACGAAGGCGTATTCCGGAGCTTCCTCGCGCCACAGGACCATGAGGTCCTTGATCTGGGTTC
It contains:
- a CDS encoding trimeric intracellular cation channel family protein; translated protein: MDQTFALPIYLDLFAVFLMAATGAIEAIRREFDLVGLLGLSFATGVGGALIRDGIFLQAGVPAVVRNQDYLYAVAGAALACLIFGRRAVLSERFVALVDAAALGAYAVVGMEKSLAFGLDFAPAVLVGTVNACGGGILRDVLMREEPMVFRPGQFYGLAALLGCLTYPFLRQTFGLPPLTSAFVTIAFTFLLRVLAITRNWRTVPVRDHGLFRRRNPPVA
- a CDS encoding ribonucleoside triphosphate reductase; the protein is MSEPMEHGNLALTPTSDRHDAVDAAVDQPVVAAIPSRIRKRDGQIVTFDADKILSAIRRAGAATGEFGEDEAWLLTAQVVKVLSHRFIGQIPDIERIQDIVEQAFVSANHFRTLRAYSVYREQRARLREDKKTVVDVAASINEYLDRQDWRVAANANQGYSLGGLILNVSGKVVANYWLSHVYPPEAGAAHRDGDLHIHDLDMLSGYCAGWSLRMLLSEGLNGVPGKVEAKPPKHLSSAVGQIVNFLGTLQNEWAGAQAFSSFDTYMAPFIRKDNLGYEEVRQCIQELIYNLNVPSRWGTQTPFTNLTFDWTCPEDLAGDHPVIGGEEMAFTYGELQTEMDMINRAYIEVMTAGDAKGRVFTFPIPTYNITKDFPWESPNVDILFEMTAKYGLPYFQNFLNSDLTPGMVRSMCCRLQLDLRELLKRGNGLFGSAEQTGSVGVVTINCARLGHTHRGDEAGLLARLDALLEIARTTLEIKRKEITRRMDAGLFPYTKRYLGSLRNHFSTIGVNGINEMIRNFTNDAENIATEAGHAMAVRLLDHVRARMTEFQEQTGHLYNLEATPAEGTTYRFAREDKKRYPRILQAGPAQKPYYTNSSQLPVGFTDDPFEALSRQEELQRKYTGGTVLHLYLGERVTSAEACKKLVKRSLSGFALPYVTVTPTFSICDVHGYLTGEHETCPTCAAEGRTQACEIWTRVMGYYRPKSAFNVGKQGEYDERVCFKEPMDN
- a CDS encoding SxtJ family membrane protein; amino-acid sequence: MSSLEHKRQKSSFWLSASRDQARDTGMALTLVALIVFFVTREIRYVTMATAILLLDMIWPSFFKPLAKVWFGLSHVLGTVMSKVILTLTFFVVLTPMGLLRSLLGKDPMQVRQFKQGTDSVFRVRDHTFTAADVEQPF
- the arfB gene encoding alternative ribosome rescue aminoacyl-tRNA hydrolase ArfB, which translates into the protein MDSLFISSRVSIPLAEIDFIAARSGGPGGQHVNTTSSKVTLLFDLDASPSLTDADKARIREALTGRIAKDGVLRVVSQTSRSQFANKEIALERFAALLREALTPRPPRRKTRATLASKLRRLDDKKRQGERKRQRRDFGD
- a CDS encoding anaerobic ribonucleoside-triphosphate reductase activating protein; the protein is MNGLIIGGVTPLSTLDFPDALAAVIYCQGCPWGCPYCHNEPLREITDAVEHDSASVLAWLEGRKGLLDAVVFSGGEPTLQDGLPEMLAAVRAMGFHTGLHTTGMFPKALSAVLPLCDWVGLDIKAPRAAYDRIAGVAGGGEAAFASLALILKSRVPFETRTTWHPGLLAEDELTALAGELAAADAGRWVIQAFRPDGCADADLAAAGPAVFPPDLVARLQAAAPRLIITTRV
- a CDS encoding HAD family hydrolase — protein: MSVKRPITTLLCDVGGVMLTNGWDRQARAEAAKRFGLDAAETDERHHLTFDAYEEGKLSLDEYLDRTVFYAPRSFDKATFRDFMLSRSAPLSDMLAYVRGLKARHGIRIVVVNNEGRELNEYRIRAFGLGCFVDAFVSSCFVGMRKPDAGIFRLALDVAQCDPADAVYIDDRALFVEVAATLGVRGVVHRDAASTARELEALGGFAAVCLGSDG
- a CDS encoding NifB/NifX family molybdenum-iron cluster-binding protein, with amino-acid sequence MTKIAIPSRDGQVDEHFGHCGYFTVLTIGPDKSVVAEETFSPPAECGCKSNLVNDLLAMGVTVLIAGNMGQGAVNKLRQSGMTVVRGASGPVHEAAAAFLAGMLKDRDELCTAHGHTCLH
- a CDS encoding sodium:calcium antiporter, which encodes MKKLLPLYIAVAATLPGLFCFLFSVHPSPPATAAIAGAAILGASFLLLWACDVAQNDIPQALALAVVALIAVLPEYAVDMYFTWMAGKHPESDYAHFAIANMTGANRLLIGVAWTLVAFLVWWRTKKPIILEGERRTEVLFLGLATAYAISIPLSGSLTWVDGAVLIGLYVVYIAIAARRECEEPELEGVACVIGALPKGLRRLSTLGLFLFAAGVIVANAEAFSEGLVATGRIFGVNEFLLVQWLAPIASEAPEVIVSVMFALRGMGGLALGSLISSKLNQWTLLVGMIPGVYGVSSGSFAVPIPLDGVQMHEIMLTAAQSLLAVGLLAGLRLDIRGALLLFGLFLGQFLAPAVPEAFWNLFPGHLDGNEVHFLFTFLYIGVFALMLPRTGRHLLALVRPARHSAS